In the genome of Vicia villosa cultivar HV-30 ecotype Madison, WI linkage group LG7, Vvil1.0, whole genome shotgun sequence, one region contains:
- the LOC131619185 gene encoding uncharacterized protein LOC131619185, producing the protein MSVTEYAAKFVELAKFYPHYNEATAEFSKCIKFENGLRLEIKKGVGSQKIRVFADLIGSCRNYEEDSKAHYKIMNERRGKQKQNRGKPYSAPTDKGKQRTAGGKRTSGGDASAGVVCLKCGKSGHKSNACIGEAKRCFRCGKDGHEIADCKHKAVVCFNYGEEGHIGTQCQNPKKGQASGRVFALAEAQTPSDDQLIRGINWLECNNVHINCYDKSERFSNLDEERESEFLSARQLSELMKDEVQVFAMMASLSNENRATIDELQVDVGIRIDRVEEAIRRAA; encoded by the exons ATGTCGGTTACtgagtatgctgcaaagtttgttGAACTGGCCAAGTTCTATCCACACTATAATGAGGCAACTGCGGAGTTTTCAaaatgcatcaagtttgagaacgggTTGCGCCTAGAGATCAAGAAGGGTGTTGGATCCCAGAAGATTCGTGTCTTTGCTGATTTGATAGGAAGTTGCAGGAATTATGAAGAGGATAGTAAGGCTCACTACAAGATCATGAATGAAAGAAGAGGGAAACAAAAGCAGAATCGTGGTAAGCCTTATAGTGCTCCAACTGACAAGGGTAAACAGAGGACTGCTGGTGGTAAGAGGACTAGTGGTGGAGATGCCTCTGCTGGTGTGGTATGTTTAAAATGTGGAAAATCGGGTCACAAAAGTAACGCTTGTATCGGAGAAGCGAAGAGATGTTTTCGTTGCGGAAAAGATGGTCATGAGATtgctgattgcaaacataaggcggttgtatgttttaattatGGTGAGGAAGGACACATCGGTACTCAATGTCAAAATCCAAAGAAGGGGCAAGCGAGTGGAAGGGTTTTTGCTCTGGCTGAGGCTCAGACACCTAGTGATGACCAGTTGatcagag GTATAAACTGGTTGGAATGCAACAATGTCCATATTAACTGTTATGACAAATCAGAGAGATTTTCTAATCTAGACGAGGAAAGGGAAAGTGAGTTCTTATCTGCAAGACAGTTGAGTGAGTTAATGAAAGACGAGGTTCAAGTGTTTGCAATGATGGCCTCTTTGTCCAATGAGAATAGGGCTACAATTGATGAGTTACAAGTG GATGTCGGCATCAGAATTGACCGAgttgaagaagcaattagaagagCTGCTTGA
- the LOC131617302 gene encoding RING-H2 finger protein ATL54-like — protein MAMIQRKLFPTETTSNQTSDCYGFCDPLCPSNCYTNTNYYFTPPPLEHTTQVNHIGSYFIILISLFSLIFIIIVFYLIKVKCYNEMCGWRSNNSARSQAVNNTEELLNENRDHNHDHPVWLIATVGLQQSVINSITVCKYRKNEGLIEGTECSVCLNEFHEDETLRLLPKCSHAFHISCIDTWLRSHTNCPLCRAGIVSNNVTPEVTLLNSEQENNNLGRNRETQVENPMNDQENVLNNIVIDVGFENMVGESSDESSESRRYHHQVVKKEVHKVSLWKVITQKSSKTMRRCSIEELLHVRPVAMKKSLNLHGRKSFKKKFATTFWTATS, from the coding sequence ATGGCTATGATCCAAAGAAAGCTCTTCCCAACAGAAACTACCTCAAACCAAACTTCAGATTGTTATGGCTTTTGTGATCCTTTATGTCCTTCAAATTGTTACACTAACACAAATTACTATTTCACACCCCCACCTTTAGAACACACTACACAAGTTAACCATATTGGCTCCTACTTCATCATCCTCATTTCATTATTCTCATTGATTTTTATCATCATTGTTTTCTATCTCATCAAAGTTAAATGCTACAATGAAATGTGTGGCTGGAGAAGCAATAACTCGGCTCGGTCTCAAGCCGTTAATAACACCGAAGAGCTTCTCAATGAAAATCGCGATCACAATCACGATCACCCCGTGTGGCTCATCGCTACGGTTGGTTTGCAACAATCGGTTATAAACTCGATTACGGTTTGCAAGTATAGAAAAAACGAAGGGCTAATCGAAGGAACGGAGTGTTCGGTTTGTTTGAATGAGTTTCATGAAGATGAAACGTTAAGACTATTGCCAAAGTGTAGTCATGCTTTTCACATTTCTTGTATTGACACTTGGTTGAGATCTCATACAAATTGTCCTCTTTGTCGAGCCGGTATTGTTTCCAACAACGTTACTCCTGAAGTAACGTTGTTGAATTCGGAACAAGAAAATAACAACTTGGGAAGAAATCGAGAGACTCAAGTGGAGAATCCAATGAATGATCAagaaaatgtgttgaacaatatTGTTATAGATGTTGGATTTGAAAACATGGTTGGAGAATCAAGTGATGAATCATCTGAATCTAGAAGATATCATCATCAAGTTGTTAAGAAAGAGGTGCATAAGGTTAGTCTTTGGAAGGTTATTACACAAAAAAGTAGCAAAACAATGCGTCGATGTTCGATTGAAGAGCTTTTGCATGTAAGGCCGGTGGCTATGAAAAAGTCTTTAAATCTACATGGAAGGAAGagttttaaaaagaaatttgCGACTACATTTTGGACTGCAACATCATGA